A portion of the Cryptomeria japonica chromosome 5, Sugi_1.0, whole genome shotgun sequence genome contains these proteins:
- the LOC131063362 gene encoding LRR receptor-like serine/threonine-protein kinase FLS2: MFSTGFFSTHLKVLLNIVIFCCFCNWARAITLQSDVQALIELKNAVEADSIGQTTCLGSWNFSVDPCDSRSTNQFVCGIRCDVKTGGKSRVTSFALDGVGYRGYLSPYIGNLTELTELVLAGNGFHGSIPQSITGLARLYRLDLSGNMFSGPLPDSLGRLVNLQILSLGRNRFSGPVPGSLNNLKTLQRLDLSYNALSGTIPPLGGLGQLYNLDLSYNGFVGVIPSQLPVSLSQMTLRSNFLTGTLPASLSGLRGLGVLDLSGNRLSGSIDGLLFSHPELQQLNLSNNSFTAISVPNMSGVESLLVAVDIGFNRISGLLPSNFSTLQSLSALSLRYNGFQGPIPAEYAVKAADGVKPLVRLFLDGNYLNGGVPAQFLKIPAEKISGSFADNCLRSCPSSVILCQGSQKPATVCRRAYRRRAQVP; this comes from the coding sequence ATGTTTTCAACGGGTTTTTTCAGTACCCATTTGAAAGTGCTGCTGAATATTGTGATCTTTTGCTGTTTCTGCAACTGGGCAAGGGCTATAACGCTACAATCAGATGTTCAGGCTCTGATTGAGCTTAAAAATGCTGTGGAGGCTGACTCAATTGGGCAAACAACATGTTTGGGGTCATGGAATTTTTCTGTGGATCCCTGTGATTCGAGGTCTACAAACCAGTTTGTGTGTGGAATTAGGTGTGATGTGAAAACTGGGGGTAAGAGCAGAGTCACAAGTTTTGCATTGGATGGAGTGGGATACAGGGGCTACTTAAGCCCTTACATTGGGAATCTGACTGAGCTCACAGAGCTGGTCTTGGCAGGGAATGGCTTCCATGGAAGCATTCCACAGAGCATCACAGGGCTTGCCAGGCTTTACAGGCTTGATTTATCAGGCAACATGTTCTCTGGGCCTCTACCTGATTCCCTGGGAAGGCTTGTGAATTTGCAGATTTTGTCCCTGGGAAGGAATAGGTTTAGTGGGCCTGTGCCTGGTTCATTGAACAATCTGAAAACATTGCAGAGGCTGGATTTGTCGTACAATGCATTGAGTGGCACGATTCCTCCTTTGGGTGGACTGGGACAGCTGTATAATTTGGATTTGAGTTATAATGGGTTTGTTGGTGTCATCCCATCACAGCTGCCTGTGTCTCTGTCACAGATGACTCTGAGGTCAAATTTTTTGACAGGGACCTTGCCTGCAAGTTTGAGTGGCCTCAGAGGTTTGGGTGTTTTGGATCTGAGTGGTAATAGGTTAAGCGGTTCCATTGATGGGTTACTGTTTTCACACCCAGAACTGCAGCAACTCAATCTGTCAAACAACAGCTTTACTGCAATTAGTGTACCCAATATGTCTGGGGTGGAGAGCTTACTGGTAGCTGTGGATATTGGATTCAATAGAATTAGTGGGCTTTTGCCTTCCAACTTCTCAACTCTGCAGTCCCTGTCTGCTCTGTCACTGAGGTACAATGGGTTTCAGGGCCCAATACCTGCAGAGTACGCTGTTAAGGCTGCTGATGGTGTGAAGCCTCTGGTTAGGTTGTTTTTGGATGGCAATTATCTTAATGGTGGGGTTCCTGCACAATTTCTCAAAATTCCTGCTGAGAAAATCAGTGGGAGCTTTGCTGATAATTGTCTTAGAAGCTGCCCATCTAGTGTTATCCTATGCCAGGGGAGCCAAAAGCCTGCTACTGTCTGCAGGAGAGCATACAGGAGGAGAGCTCAAGTCCCATGA